The Zygosaccharomyces rouxii strain CBS732 chromosome G complete sequence genome contains a region encoding:
- the TOR1 gene encoding phosphatidylinositol kinase-related protein kinase TOR1 (highly similar to uniprot|P32600 Saccharomyces cerevisiae YKL203C TOR2 putative protein/phosphatidylinositol kinase involved in signaling activation of translation initiation distribution of the actin cytoskeleton and meiosis phosphatidylinositol kinase homolg): MLSLRRKAGGHHHTRKKLTSSSRSADDISTTSAHDGGGIVTADGTRVTNGSGSDVKNYVDNEASIAIVDSNFSTFNLIFDKLRSPIPQERIAASYELKTSLISLVREVSVEQFQRFSNKINNKIFELIHGSDPDEKIGGILAVDTLIGFYAHTEELPNQTSRLANYLRVLIPSNDIEVMRLAANTLGKLAVPGGTLTSDFVEFEVKTCIEWLTTSPENSSSSSKQEYRKHASLLIITALANNSPYLLYPYVNSVLDNIWRALRDTKLVIGMDAAVTLGKCLSIIQDRDAPLTKQWVQRLFKGCVYGLTLNTNESIHATLLVYRELLTLKGFYLDGKYDEIYQSTMTYKDHKYDVIRKEVYAILPLLASFDPQLFANKYLDQTMVHYLTILNNMSTSAANHSDKSAILVSIGDIAYEVGSNIMPYMDPILDNIRDGLQTKFKNRKKFEKELFYCIGKLACAVGAALSKHLNRGLLSLMLLCPLSDYMQETLLIINEKIPALEPTINSSLLDLLCTSLSGDKFKQPGSPMSLKSLSIERARQWRNQSILRKTGEVNDDTNDAQILTQALRMLHTINHKSSLTEFVRLVVILYIEHENPHVRKLAALTSCDLFVKDNICKQTSLHALNSVSEVLSKLLTVAITDPIADIRFEILQHLDSSFDPQLAQPDNMRLLFMALNDEIFAIEMEAIRIIGRLTTVNPAYVVPSLRKTLLELLTELRYSNMPRKKEESATLLCALISSSREVTKPYIEPILDVLLPKSKDGSSAVASTALKAVGELSVVGGEDMKQYLSELMPLIINTFQDQSNSFKRDAALKTLGQLSASSGYVIDPLLDYPELLGVLINILKSESAQNIRRETVRLIGILGALDPYKHREVEVTSNAKISVEQNAPSIDIALLMQGMSPSNEEYYPTVVINTLMKILRDSSLSSHHTAVIQAIMHIFQTLGLRCVQFLGQIIPGIITVMHSCPPSLLEFYFQQLGLLVSIVKQHIRTHVDEMYEVIEEFFPITKLQITIISVIESISKALEGEFKRFVPNTLTFFLNVLENDKSNKKAVSIRILKSLVVFDSNLEDYAHLIIPTVVRMAEYSPGTLRMMAVVTLGKLAKSINLSQMSSRIVQALVRVLNTEDRELVRATMNTLSLLLLQLGADFTVFIPIINKTLVKNHIQHSIYDQLVNKLLNNEGLPTNILSDREFDNNKREPTEAESAAKKLPVNQLVLKNTWDCSQQRTKEDWQEWIRRLSIQLLKESPSHALRACSGLAGIYYPLARELFNASFASCWTELYTQYQEDLIQSLCSALSSPQNPPEIHQTLLNLVEFMEHDDKPLPIPIQTLGKYAQRCHAYAKALHYKEVEFIQEPSTSTIESLISINNQLHQTDAAIGILKHAQRHHDLQLKETWYEKLQRWEDALTAYNQRENAGEDSLEVTMGKMRSLHALGEWEQLADLSSEKWSISKPDVRNVMAPLAAGAAWGLGQWDKIEQYISVMKPQSPNKEFFDAVLSLHKNNFDEAEKHIFNARDLLVTEISALINESYNRAYSVVVRSQIIAELEEIIKYKQLPLNSEKRIMIRNTWNKRLLGCQKNVDVWQRVLRVRSLVVKPKQDMQVWIKFANLCRKSGRMGLAQKALNSLLEEGGDPEHPNTARAPPPVVYAQLKYLWATGSQKEALRHLIGFTSRMAHDLGLDPSNMIAQSVPQNSIIAPHHVEDYTKLLARCFLKQGEWRISLQSNWRMENPDAILGSYLLATHFDDNWYKAWHNWALANFEVISMITSGSKDKSINGLRPSTNGVYKIENGMMGSDTFTPEGNSYPIELIQRHVVPAIKGFFHSISLSEASSLQDTLRLLTLWFTFGGIPEAAQAMHEGFSMIKIGYWLEVLPQLIARIHQPDKVVSRSLLSLLSDFGKAHPQALVYPLTVAIKSESVSRQKAALSIIEKMRMHSPVLVDQAELVSHELIRVAVLWHELWYEGLEDASRQFFGEHNTEKMFATLEPLHEMLKRGPETLREISFQNLFGRDLNDAYEWVLNFKRKKDVSNLNQAWDIYYNVFRRISRQLPQLQTLELQHVSPKLLMARDLELAVPGTYAAGKKIIRISRFEPVFSVISSKQRPRKFSIKGSDGKDYQYVLKGHEDIRQDSLVMQLFGLVNTLLQNDSECFQRHLDIQQYPAIPLSPKSGLLGWVPNSDTFHVLIREHREAKKIPLNIEHWVMLQMAPDYDNLTLLQKVEVFTYALDNTRGQDLYKVLWLKSRSSESWLERRTTYTRSLAVMSMVGYILGLGDRHPSNLMLDRNTGKVIHIDFGDCFEAAILREKFPEKVPFRLTRMLTYAMEVSGIEGSFRITCENVMRVLRANNESLMAILEAFAFDPLIHWGFDLPTQTIMERTDIQMPLTNTSELLRKDVITVEEAAKMEIEQKNEIRNARAMLVLRRITDKLTGNDFRRFQELNVPEQVDKLIQQATSVENLCQHYIGWCPFW; this comes from the coding sequence CACAGCATTGGCTAATAATTCGCCGTATCTACTTTATCCCTATGTGAATTCAGTATTAGATAACATCTGGAGAGCTCTAAGGGACACCAAATTAGTCATTGGGATGGATGCCGCCGTAACTTTGGGTAAATGCCTTTCGATTATCCAAGATAGAGATGCACCTTTAACCAAACAGTGGGTACAAAGACTTTTCAAAGGTTGTGTTTATGGTTTAACTCTGAATACAAATGAATCCATCCATGCTACTTTACTTGTTTACAGAGAGTTACTCACTTTGAAAGGATTTTACCTGGATGGCAAGTACGACGAAATATACCAATCCACAATGACCTATAAAGATCACAAATACGATGTCATTCGTAAAGAAGTTTATGCCATTTTACCATTGCTGGCGTCATTTGATCCTCAATTATTTGCTAAtaaatatttggatcaaaCTATGGTTCACTATTTGACCATTTTAAACAATATGAGTACCAGTGCAGCTAATCACAGCGATAAATCCGCCATCTTGGTTTCTATTGGTGACATTGCATACGAAGTAGGCTCAAATATTATGCCTTATATGGATCCAATACTGGATAACATTAGAGATGGTTTACAGACTAAATTCAAAAACaggaaaaaatttgaaaaagaattgttctATTGTATCGGCAAGCTAGCATGTGCAGTGGGGGCAGCGCTGTCTAAACATCTAAACAGGGGTCTGCTTTCTTTAATGCTTCTATGCCCATTATCTGACTACATGCAGGAAACTTTACTCAtaattaatgaaaagataCCCGCTCTAGAACCCACTATAAATTCCAGCTTACTCGATTTACTCTGTACTTCACTATCAGGCGATAAGTTCAAGCAACCAGGATCACCTATGTCActcaaatctttatcaatcGAAAGGGCACGTCAATGGAGAAATCAAAGCATATTACGCAAGACGGGTGAAGTAAATGACGACACCAATGATGCACAAATTTTGACACAGGCACTAAGAATGCTTCATACAATTAACCACAAGTCTTCCTTAACGGAATTTGTCAGATTGGTGGTAATACTTTACATTGAACATGAAAACCCCCATGTAAGAAAGTTGGCGGCATTAACTTCATGTGATTTGTTTGTTAAGGATAACATCTGCAAACAAACATCTTTACATGCATTAAATTCTGTCTCAGAAGTGCTAAGCAAACTGTTAACAGTAGCTATCACAGATCCAATAGCAGACATAAGGTTTGAAATCTTACAACATTTAGATTCTAGCTTTGATCCGCAATTAGCACAGCCAGACAACATGAGGCTTCTATTCATGGCTttaaatgatgaaatttttgcaaTTGAAATGGAGGCTATCCGAATAATAGGTAGACTCACGACAGTGAACCCAGCATACGTGGTTCCATCACTGAGGAAAACATTATTAGAGCTACTGACAGAATTGAGGTACTCCAACATGCCGcggaaaaaagaagaaagtgcAACTTTACTTTGTGCACTCATCAGCTCTAGTAGAGAGGTAACCAAGCCATACATTGAGCCGATTTTGGACGTTTTGTTACCCAAATCCAAGGACGGCTCTTCGGCTGTAGCTTCTACTGCTCTCAAAGCTGTTGGTGAACTTTCAGTTGtaggtggtgaagatatGAAGCAGTATTTGAGTGAGTTAATGCCTCTAATTATAAATACTTTCCAAGATCAATCTAATTCATTCAAAAGGGATGCAGCCCTTAAGACCTTAGGTCAATTGTCTGCATCTTCTGGTTACGTCATTGATCCACTATTAGACTATCCAGAACTGTTAGGTGTTTTAATCAACATCTTGAAATCAGAGAGTGCTCAAAATATAAGAAGGGAAACCGTACGGCTAATAGGTATATTAGGTGCTCTTGATCCATACAAGCATAGAGAAGTGGAAGTTACCTCAAATGCAAAGATTTCTGTTGAACAGAATGCACCATCTATCGATATCGCCCTGTTGATGCAAGGTATGTCACCATCTAATGAGGAGTACTACCCAACTGTTGTAATTAACAcactgatgaagatactacgtgattcatctttatcatCCCATCACACTGCCGTTATCCAGGCAATCATGCATATTTTCCAAACCCTTGGTCTTCGTTGCGTCCAATTTTTGGGTCAAATTATACCAGGTATCATAACAGTCATGCATTCTTGTCCTCCTTCATTGCTCGAATTTTATTTCCAACAGCTGGGCCTTCTAGTGTCCATCGTCAAACAACACATCAGGACTCACGTTGATGAAATGTACGAAGTGATTGAGGAATTTTTCCCCATAACCAAATTGCAAATTACTATCATATCAGTCATCGAATCTATTTCTAAAGCATTGGAAGGtgaattcaaaagatttgtCCCCAATACTTTGACCTTTTTCTTGAatgttttggaaaatgataaatCGAATAAAAAGGCGGTGTCTATTAGGATTTTGAAGTCTCTGGTCGTATTTGATAGTAATCTAGAGGACTATGCACATCTGATCATTCCAACAGTCGTCAGAATGGCAGAATATTCTCCCGGTACTTTGAGAATGATGGCGGTTGTTACCTTAGGGAAATTAGCCAAAAGCATTAACCTTTCTCAAATGTCATCTCGTATTGTGCAAGCGCTGGTACGCGTCCTGAATACGGAAGATAGAGAACTTGTCAGAGCTACCATGAACACTTTGAgtttgcttcttcttcagctaGGTGCTGATTTCACAGTGTTCATACCTATAATTAACAAGACATTAGTGAAAAACCACATTCAACATTCAATTTACGATCAGCTGGTTAACAAACTATTAAATAATGAAGGTTTGCCAACGAACATTTTATCTGATAGAGAATTTGATAACAATAAGAGAGAACCGACTGAAGCTGAATCTGCCGCGAAGAAACTACCTGTTAATCAATTGGTCTTGAAGAATACTTGGGATTGCAGTCAGCAGAGGACGAAAGAAGATTGGCAAGAATGGATTAGAAGACTATCCATCCAACTTTTGAAGGAATCACCTTCACATGCATTAAGAGCATGTTCTGGTCTAGCAGGAATTTACTACCCATTAGCCAGAGAATTGTTTAACGCGTCATTCGCTAGCTGCTGGACTGAGCTATATACACAATACCAAGAGGATTTGATTCAGTCACTTTGCTCAGCTCTTTCTTCGCCTCAAAACCCCCCAGAAATCCATCAGACTCTTCTGAACTTGGTGGAATTCATGGAGCATGATGATAAACCACTACCTATTCCCATTCAAACCTTAGGTAAATACGCTCAACGATGTCACGCATATGCTAAGGCATTACATTACAAAGAAGTTGAATTTATCCAGGAACCTTCCACTTCCACTATTGAGTCATTAATAAGCATCAATAATCAGCTTCACCAAACAGATGCAGCTATCGGTATACTAAAGCATGCACAGAGACACCATGATCTGCAACTAAAAGAAACTTGGTATGAAAAACTACAGAGGTGGGAAGATGCTCTGACTGCGTATAATCAAAGGGAGAATGCTGGTGAGGATTCGCTGGAAGTCACCATGGGTAAAATGAGATCCCTACATGCTCTTGGTGAGTGGGAACAATTGGCCGACCTATCATCTGAAAAATGGTCCATCTCTAAGCCTGACGTTCGTAATGTTATGGCACCATTAGCTGCTGGTGCAGCATGGGGTCTAGGACAGTGGGATAAAATCGAACAGTACATCAGTGTTATGAAACCACAGTCTCCaaataaagaattttttgatGCTGTATTGAGTTTGCATAAGaataattttgatgaagctgaaaagCATATCTTTAATGCCCGTGATCTGTTGGTTACCGAGATATCTGCCTTGATCAATGAAAGTTACAATAGAGCGTACAGCGTTGTCGTGAGATCCCAAATAATTGCAGAATTGGAGGAGATTATCAAATATAAGCAGTTACCTCTAAATTCGGAGAAACGTATTATGATCAGGAACACTTGGAATAAAAGGCTATTAGGTTGCCAGAAAAATGTGGATGTATGGCAAAGAGTGCTAAGGGTACGTTCCTTGGTGGTTAAACCAAAACAAGACATGCAAGTGTGGATCAAATTTGCCAACTTGTGTAGAAAATCAGGAAGAATGGGTTTGGCTCAAAAGGCACTAAACTCTCTTCTAGAAGAAGGTGGAGATCCTGAGCATCCTAATACAGCTAGAGCTCCTCCACCTGTTGTGTATGCACAACTGAAATACTTGTGGGCTACAGGTTCGCAGAAGGAGGCACTTCGTCATTTGATTGGCTTCACATCAAGAATGGCTCATGATCTGGGTCTTGACCCCAGCAACATGATCGCTCAAAGTGTCCCACAAAATAGCATCATTGCTCCTCATCATGTAGAGGATTACACTAAACTCTTGGCACGCTGTTTCCTGAAACAAGGTGAATGGAGGATTTCACTACAATCAAACTGGAGAATGGAAAATCCTGATGCTATCCTTGGTTCTTACCTTTTGGCCACTCATTTCGATGACAATTGGTATAAAGCATGGCACAATTGGGCTTTAGCTAACTTTGAAGTGATTTCGATGATAACTTCAGGCTCGAAGGATAAATCAATAAATGGTCTTCGTCCATCGACAAACGGTGTTtataaaattgaaaatggCATGATGGGATCCGATACGTTTACTCCAGAGGGGAACAGTTACCCAATAGAATTGATACAGAGACATGTTGTTCCAGCAATCAAGGGATTTTTCCATTCGATCTCTCTATCTGAAGCTAGTTCTCTCCAGGATACTTTGAGACTTTTGACTCTATGGTTCAcctttggtggtattcCAGAGGCCGCCCAGGCTATGCATGAAGGGTTCAGCATGATCAAAATTGGATATTGGTTAGAGGTTTTACCTCAATTGATTGCACGTATCCATCAACCAGACAAAGTGGTTAGTAGATCCTTGTTATCACTTCTTTCAGATTTCGGTAAAGCGCATCCTCAAGCGTTGGTTTATCCATTGACAGTCGCAATTAAATCAGAATCTGTTTCTAGACAGAAAGCAGCTCTATCCATCATAGAGAAAATGAGAATGCACAGTCCAGTTCTGGTTGATCAAGCTGAACTAGTTAGTCATGAATTGATCCGCGTGGCAGTATTGTGGCATGAGTTATGGTATGAAGGTTTAGAAGACGCCAGTAGACAGTTCTTCGGTGAACACAACACAGAAAAGATGTTTGCGACTTTGGAACCTTTGCATGAGATGTTGAAACGTGGCCCTGAGACCTTGAGAGAAATTTCATTCCAGAATTTATTTGGTAGAGATCTTAACGACGCTTATGAGTGGGTCTTAAATTTCAAACGTAAAAAGGATGTGAGTAATTTGAATCAAGCGTGGGACATATACTACAATGTCTTTAGAAGAATCAGCAGACAGCTACCACAGTTACAAACGTTGGAACTTCAACATGTTTCACCTAAGTTATTAATGGCTCGCGATTTGGAGCTAGCTGTGCCTGGTACCTATGCCGCAGGTAAAAAGATTATCAGgatttcaagatttgaacCCGTATTCTCAGTTATATCTTCGAAGCAAAGGCCTCGTAAATTTTCTATCAAAGGCAGCGATGGTAAGGATTACCAGTACGTTTTGAAAGGTCACGAAGATATTAGACAAGATAGTTTGGTCATGcaattatttggattagTGAATACATTGTTACAAAATGATTCTGAATGTTTCCAAAGACATTTAGATATCCAACAGTACCCTGCTATTCCACTTTCACCTAAATCTGGTCTTCTCGGTTGGGTTCCTAACAGTGATACTTTCCACGTTCTTATCCGTGAACATCGTGAAGCTAAAAAGATACCTCTCAACATTGAGCACTGGGTTATGCTGCAAATGGCTCCTGATTATGATAACTTAACTTTACTACAAAAGGTGGAAGTATTTACCTATGCACTTGACAATACGAGAGGTCAGGATCTTTACAAAGTCCTATGGTTAAAGAGTAGATCCTCCGAATCCTGGCTAGAACGTAGAACAACATACACGAGGTCTTTAGCCGTAATGTCAATGGTCGGTTACATATTAGGTCTTGGTGATCGTCATCCAAGCAATTTGATGTTGGACAGGAATACAGGTAAAGTTATCCACATCGATTTTGGTGATTGTTTCGAAGCCGCCATTCTAAGAGAGAAATTCCCTGAAAAAGTTCCATTCAGACTGACAAGAATGCTGACCTATGCTATGGAAGTTAGTGGAATTGAAGGTAGTTTCCGTATTACTTGTGAAAACGTGATGCGTGTCTTGAGAGCTAATAACGAATCTTTGATGGCTATCTTGGAAGCTTTTGCATTCGATCCTTTGATTCATTGGGGGTTCGATCTACCAACACAGACTATTATGGAACGGACTGATATCCAAATGCCTCTAACAAACACAAGTGAACTGTTGAGGAAAGATGTAATTACTGTGGAGGAAGCAGCCAAGATGGAGATAGAACagaaaaatgaaatcaGAAACGCAAGAGCCATGCTAGTTCTGAGACGTATTACCGATAAACTAACTGGTAACGATTTCCGTAGGTTCCAAGAGTTGAACGTTCCTGAGCAGGTGGATAAACTAATTCAACAAGCAACCTCTGTAGAAAACCTTTGCCAGCATTACATCGGATGGTGTCCATTCTGGTGA
- the YAE1 gene encoding Yae1p (similar to uniprot|P47118 Saccharomyces cerevisiae YJR067C YAE1 Essential protein of unknown function) has translation MSNSLDDVWGSDSDDDGSVVQESPDFKKLRDIHFKRGYVDGISGSKEAKLQEGFDTAFPLGSRLGMEVGRLIGILQFLDFKYGKDDEELHGDFQLAQKELKIDRVLIKSMFDSDLNLMGEHQVISKWRRIVKVHCNKYAASISSTIGN, from the coding sequence ATGTCCAACTCACTAGATGACGTTTGGGGATCAGActctgatgatgatggcaGCGTTGTACAAGAATCACCGGATTTCAAGAAGCTACGAGACatccatttcaaaagagGATACGTTGATGGGATCAGTGGATCTAAAGAAGCTAAATTACAAGAAGGATTTGACACGGCATTCCCATTAGGAAGTCGACTTGGTATGGAAGTTGGAAGATTGATTGGAATATTacaatttcttgattttaAGTATGggaaagatgatgaagaattacacggagatttccaattggcACAAAAGGAACTTAAGATTGACAGAGTACTCATCAAGTCGATGTTTGATAGCGATTTAAACTTAATGGGGGAACATCAGGTAATATCTAAATGGAGACGTATTGTAAAAGTACATTGCAATAAATACGCAGCAAGTATTAGTTCAACGATAGGTAATTAA
- the RFC2 gene encoding replication factor C subunit 2 (highly similar to uniprot|P40348 Saccharomyces cerevisiae YJR068W RFC2 Subunit of heteropentameric Replication factor C (RF-C) which is a DNA binding protein and ATPase that acts as a clamp loader of the proliferating cell nuclear antigen (PCNA) processivity factor for DNA polymerases delta and epsilon), which yields MFEGFGANKRRKVNIEEEPEHTKPWVEKYRPKKLDDVSAQDHTISVLKKTLTSANLPHMLFYGPPGTGKTSTIFALTRELYGPELSKTRVLELNASDERGIAIVREKVKNFARLTVSKPSKEALEKYPCPPYKIIILDEADSMTADAQSALRRTMENHSNVTRFCLICNYVTRIIDPLASRCSKFRFKSLDESNAIGRLKEISQLENVPHEEGALQRILEISNGDMRRAITLLQSAAKRLGFGELDKITSQEVEELAGLVPTHILQEMLNKVSQGNVNEIIEYVNEFVKNGWSAVSVVNQLHDYYITSNDYGTDFKNKISLLLFDADAKLANGTNEHLQLLNLLVQISQVPT from the coding sequence ATGTTCGAAGGTTTTGGTGCTAATAAAAGGCGAAAGGTCAATATCGAGGAGGAACCAGAGCATACAAAGCCATGGGTCGAGAAATATAGACCTAAAAAGTTAGACGATGTGTCAGCTCAAGATCATACGATTTCAGTTCTGAAGAAAACCTTGACGTCTGCTAATTTACCACATATGCTATTTTATGGTCCTCCAGGTACTGGTAAGACATCTACCATCTTTGCATTGACTAGAGAATTATATGGACCCGAATTATCCAAGACTAGAGTTTTAGAACTGAATGCATCTGATGAACGTGGTATTGCCATTGTAAGAGAGAAAGTTAAGAATTTTGCAAGGTTAACTGTTTCAAAACCATCAAAGGAAGCCTTGGAAAAATATCCATGCCCACCTTATAAGATTATCATATTGGATGAAGCTGATTCAATGACTGCAGACGCACAAAGTGCGCTTCGTAGAACGATGGAAAATCATTCTAATGTTACCAGATTTTGTTTAATTTGCAACTACGTGACAAGGATAATTGACCCACTGGCATCGAGATGCTCTaaatttagatttaaaTCGTTGGATGAATCTAATGCAATAGGACGTTTAAAAGAGatttctcaattggaaaatgtacCACACGAAGAGGGCGCTTTACAGAGAATATTAGAGATTTCCAATGGTGATATGAGAAGGGCAATTACGCTTTTACAATCTGCAGCCAAACGTCTTGGTTTTGgagaattggataaaataACTTCACAAGAGGTGGAGGAATTAGCCGGCCTTGTCCCCACGcatattcttcaagaaaTGCTCAATAAGGTCTCTCAAGGTAATGTTAACGAGATTATCGAATATGTGAATGAATTTGTGAAAAACGGTTGGTCAGCGGTTTCAGTGGTAAATCAACTTCATGACTATTACATTACTAGTAACGACTATGGAACTGACtttaagaataaaatttcattattgCTATTTGACGCCGATGCTAAACTCGCCAATGGTACCAATGAACATCTGCAACTTCTCAACCTTCTAGTGCAGATTTCACAAGTGCCCACTTGA
- the EAP1 gene encoding Eap1p (weakly similar to uniprot|P36041 Saccharomyces cerevisiae YKL204W EAP1 eIF4E-associated protein binds eIF4E and inhibits cap-dependent translation also functions independently of eIF4E to maintain genetic stability plays a role in cell growth implicated in the TOR signaling cascade), with protein sequence MDDPVVAASAGSETETIGTDMQNPQRSSADEIAKFFDDIRSRQGIFNGQQSQQVTDGIDFSADENVKAAAEQYNCDYKPPITLNKQNVYSINELISISKQLPEGLVEEIVFTLPKKKFWRLNHKQPDHANQGKPMGHRGSNKGLNGSSNGKGFSGEDTNSLFEKKGNKGKYSRMANGKKNGKFVKHERSGFMEEKDINVNHDDLQALEEEFEPTGNSMADFESWKAKMKEMERRKKGLPPAESSGNSKPSLSATSSSISDFLGLNKIQNDTATNPAQPESIETEKSLDDEINNLNKDLHSDSGKGSYSRFSSFFTQSSSSSSLPTMRNSHDPENLANKNSHSNIGESTPNSRNPSVPGGSKLLSFFNKEAGTPKGSRNQASLNTEDVRQKPINSSVVPPSQPHGQVPPQPPIRLPEQQLQHRQHQQHHQQLQQQQQQQQQRVMPPPVIAPDQLQTNNAFFQNLLSKGELQNQKGTGPSGPPPGVMLPPPGGQSGIPLGQQPPRVSAQGGQPPAGMGMSAPFPMGMPPGPGAFPPGLAPGGQAGMPLGLQPPGTGSPAGKPRGSGGQPPMNDNHSNGAKGARNAGGANSRESGSRMQQTQQPPPPLQPGMVPPQFIPGMAPPGFPMMPPNFNPMYGPPQGGLMPPPAGQGFFPPMPPPSGNMNFNAFPMQPPVFNQQHQEANSTESKK encoded by the coding sequence ATGGACGATCCCGTGGTAGCTGCTTCAGCCGGATCTGAGACTGAAACTATTGGTACAGATATGCAAAATCCTCAAAGGAGTTCTGCAGATGAAATTGCTAAATTTTTTGATGATATTAGAAGCAGGCAGGGAATTTTCAATGGTCAACAGAGTCAGCAAGTTACCgatggaattgatttttcaGCAGATGAAAATGTGAAAGCAGCAGCTGAACAGTACAATTGTGATTATAAACCACCAATTACTTTGAACAAGCAGAACGTTTACAGTATCAATGAACTTATTTCGATATCAAAACAATTACCAGAAGGACTCGTTGAAGAAATCGTTTTTACTTTGCccaaaaagaaattctgGAGATTAAATCATAAACAACCAGATCATGCTAATCAGGGCAAACCAATGGGTCATAGAGGTTCTAACAAAGGTCTAAACGGATCAAGTAATGGCAAAGGCTTTTCAGGGGAAGATACTAATAGTCTATTCGAGAAGAAGGGCAATAAGGGTAAATACTCGAGAATGGCCAATGGTAAAAAGAATGGTAAATTTGTTAAACATGAGAGAAGTGGATTtatggaagaaaaagatattaATGTTAATCatgatgatttacaagctcttgaagaagaatttgaacCTACTGGTAATTCAATGGCAGATTTTGAATCTTGGAAAGcaaagatgaaagagatGGAACGTAGAAAGAAAGGCCTTCCTCCAGCTGAATCTTCAGGAAATTCTAAGCCTTCATTGTCAGCAACTTCCAGTTCCATATCAGATTTCTTGGGTTTGAATAAAATTCAGAATGATACCGCTACAAATCCGGCTCAACCGGAATCTATCGAAACTGAGAAGAGtttagatgatgaaattaacaATTTAAACAAGGACCTCCATTCAGACTCTGGTAAGGGTTCTTATTCTAGGTTTTCATCGTTTTTTACACAGTCTTCTTCGTCAAGTTCGTTACCAACAATGAGAAATTCACACGATCCTGAGAATTTGGCTAATAAAAATAGTCATAGCAATATTGGTGAGAGCACACCAAACTCACGTAATCCAAGTGTCCCTGGTGGATCCAAATTACTgtctttcttcaataaaGAGGCAGGTACACCGAAAGGTTCTAGGAATCAAGCTTCCTTAAACACTGAAGATGTAAGACAGAAACcaataaattcttcagtGGTACCACCATCTCAGCCACATGGACAAGTTCCACCACAACCACCAATACGTTTACCAGAACAACAGCTGCAACACCGTCAACACCAAcagcaccaccaacaactgcaacaacaacagcagcagcagcagcagcgTGTAATGCCTCCGCCAGTCATTGCTCCTGATCAATTGCAAACAAACAATGctttcttccaaaatctACTGAGTAAGGGAGAATTACAGAATCAAAAGGGAACTGGGCCATCAGGACCTCCACCGGGAGTCATGCTACCTCCCCCAGGTGGACAATCTGGTATTCCCTTGGGTCAGCAGCCACCAAGAGTCTCAGCGCAGGGAGGGCAGCCTCCTGCGGGTATGGGCATGTCAGCACCTTTCCCCATGGGTATGCCACCTGGACCAGGTGCATTCCCACCAGGCCTAGCACCTGGTGGTCAAGCAGGTATGCCTCTGGGGCTACAACCACCAGGTACTGGATCTCCAGCTGGGAAACCTCGTGGTAGTGGTGGCCAACCACCAATGAATGATAACCATAGTAACGGTGCTAAGGGAGCACGTAATGCAGGTGGTGCCAATTCGAGAGAGAGTGGCAGTAGAATGCAGCAAACTCAACAACCACCTCCTCCACTACAGCCTGGTATGGTTCCTCCACAATTTATTCCTGGTATGGCACCACCAGGCTTCCCCATGATGCCACCAAATTTTAATCCAATGTACGGACCACCTCAAGGCGGACTAATGCCACCTCCAGCGGGACAAGGATTTTTCCCTCCCATGCCACCCCCATCCGGTAATATGaatttcaatgcatttCCAATGCAGCCTCCAGTTTTTAATCAACAGCACCAGGAAGCAAATAGCACGGAATCCAAAAAATAG